In one window of Paraflavitalea soli DNA:
- a CDS encoding ABC transporter permease encodes MFKNYFKTAWRNLFRQKTYSLLNLFGLAIGISCGLLLTLHIKEELSYEKSFPKHDRIYRVVNDEWSKSSPPLAGEMMKYFPEIKSITRFSDRGRSVVSAGPNVQGESKGYFADSSVVDVFDLKAVAGKPVEALSEPNAIVVTRSMAKQYFGNKDPLNQKLVFNDKEEMWVKAVIEDFPSNSHIQFDYLASMSTFYKNASPDWTGNRGWMFGWTYVAFKEDQNLVKADAKLKEFYMKYYAGWGTAEEIRPEAQKWRFQPLTDIHLHSNLIQEMGPNSSIIYIYIFIGVEVLILLIACVNFINLFTTQALKRIKEIGIRKILGAGKGQLVLQFMGEAFMLTCLGALLAICLYQLAIPFYNNITGKDVSMWELFRPVNMMIIVGMVLLVGILSGLFPALYITQFDAAGSLKSNKLPRSSASLVRKGLVVFQFVVSGLLIISTILIYQQMKLFHDKELGFDRNNVIVARLYGNLQEQAVKHSEAVEQALLKNPDVLGIAKASNVIGDGLSVENITPLNPDPQKQYPSSQFMRVDEHYLDVMNITLKSGRNFSRAFNDSGSFIVNERAAALLGFKDPIGAAVVNNVMGVQGKIVGVVKDFHFASLHHQVEPLVLEYKPEWTGSMFIKIKPGNPAATISFLESTFKKLAPNSMFSYGFLDDKISGLYKKENNMSTILKVFAVLAILISCLGLFGLTAYAAEVRTKEIGIRKVIGASMANLLGLLSKDFVLLVLAGNLIAWPIAWYVANKWLQEFTYKIHISWTVFLLSAIVTLAIAVLTIGYHCIRTATANPVKSLRSE; translated from the coding sequence ATGTTTAAGAACTATTTCAAAACCGCCTGGCGCAACCTGTTTCGCCAAAAGACTTACAGTTTACTCAACCTGTTTGGATTGGCCATTGGAATATCCTGCGGGCTCCTGCTCACCCTTCATATCAAAGAAGAGTTGAGCTATGAGAAAAGCTTTCCCAAACATGACCGTATATACCGGGTTGTCAATGATGAATGGTCCAAGTCTTCCCCTCCCCTGGCAGGCGAAATGATGAAGTATTTCCCGGAGATCAAAAGTATCACCCGCTTTTCCGACAGGGGCAGATCCGTTGTAAGCGCAGGCCCCAATGTGCAGGGCGAAAGCAAAGGATATTTTGCCGATTCATCCGTGGTCGATGTGTTTGATCTCAAAGCAGTAGCCGGTAAGCCTGTAGAAGCCCTCAGCGAACCCAATGCCATCGTGGTTACCCGCAGCATGGCCAAACAATATTTTGGCAACAAAGACCCCCTGAACCAAAAACTGGTATTCAACGATAAAGAAGAGATGTGGGTGAAAGCCGTCATAGAAGATTTCCCCTCCAACAGCCATATTCAATTTGATTACCTGGCTTCCATGTCCACCTTTTACAAAAACGCGTCACCCGACTGGACTGGCAACCGCGGCTGGATGTTTGGCTGGACCTATGTGGCCTTTAAAGAAGACCAGAACCTTGTGAAGGCCGACGCAAAGCTGAAGGAATTTTACATGAAGTACTATGCAGGCTGGGGTACCGCAGAAGAAATACGGCCTGAAGCACAAAAATGGCGCTTTCAACCATTGACTGATATCCACCTCCATTCCAATCTGATCCAGGAAATGGGTCCCAACAGCAGCATCATTTACATCTACATCTTTATAGGCGTGGAAGTGCTCATACTCCTGATTGCCTGCGTAAACTTTATCAACCTCTTCACTACCCAGGCCCTGAAAAGGATCAAAGAGATAGGCATCCGCAAAATACTGGGCGCCGGCAAAGGGCAGTTGGTACTCCAGTTCATGGGCGAAGCATTTATGCTGACCTGCCTCGGCGCCCTGCTGGCCATTTGCCTCTACCAACTGGCCATACCCTTCTACAACAATATTACCGGCAAAGATGTATCGATGTGGGAGTTGTTCAGGCCCGTCAATATGATGATCATCGTTGGCATGGTGCTTTTGGTAGGTATATTATCTGGACTATTCCCTGCTTTATACATTACACAATTTGATGCTGCCGGTTCTTTAAAATCCAACAAACTGCCCAGGTCATCTGCCTCCCTCGTACGCAAGGGCCTCGTGGTATTCCAGTTTGTGGTATCCGGCCTGCTGATCATTTCCACCATACTCATTTACCAGCAAATGAAATTGTTCCATGACAAAGAACTTGGGTTCGATCGCAACAATGTGATCGTTGCCAGACTCTATGGTAATCTTCAGGAACAAGCTGTAAAACATTCCGAAGCAGTGGAGCAGGCCTTACTGAAAAACCCTGATGTACTGGGCATCGCCAAAGCTTCCAATGTGATCGGCGATGGGTTGAGCGTAGAAAACATTACCCCCCTCAATCCCGATCCACAAAAACAATACCCCTCTTCACAATTCATGCGGGTTGATGAACACTACCTGGATGTAATGAATATTACCCTGAAAAGTGGCCGTAATTTCTCCCGTGCTTTCAACGACTCAGGTTCATTTATCGTCAATGAGAGAGCCGCCGCTTTGCTGGGCTTTAAAGACCCCATAGGTGCCGCCGTCGTCAACAATGTAATGGGTGTGCAGGGAAAGATCGTAGGCGTGGTGAAAGATTTTCATTTTGCATCCCTCCACCACCAGGTAGAGCCCCTGGTACTGGAGTACAAACCCGAGTGGACGGGTAGTATGTTTATCAAAATAAAACCAGGCAATCCAGCTGCCACCATCAGCTTCCTGGAATCGACATTTAAAAAACTGGCGCCCAATTCCATGTTCAGTTATGGCTTTCTCGACGACAAAATATCCGGACTGTACAAGAAGGAAAATAACATGAGCACCATCTTGAAGGTCTTTGCAGTACTCGCCATCCTGATCTCCTGCCTCGGCCTGTTTGGATTGACAGCCTATGCTGCGGAAGTACGCACCAAAGAGATCGGTATCCGTAAGGTGATCGGCGCCAGCATGGCCAATCTCCTCGGTCTGCTATCCAAAGACTTTGTGCTCCTGGTATTGGCAGGCAACCTGATCGCCTGGCCCATTGCCTGGTATGTCGCCAATAAATGGTTGCAGGAATTCACGTACAAGATCCATATCAGCTGGACCGTCTTCCTGCTGTCGGCCATCGTTACCCTGGCCATCGCCGTCCTGACCATTGGCTACCATTGTATCAGAACCGCGACAGCCAATCCTGTGAAGAGCCTGAGAAGTGAATAG
- a CDS encoding ABC transporter permease — MFRNYFKIAWRNLLKHKAFSFINIFGLSAGLTCFLLIALFLVDELTFDGFHTQAGSLYRVVEKFTTATGKERTAGSVSFNTSAIVLKDMPEVAATSRLTTFGRVNVSAENNTTVFYNDYTTANETFFHLFDFPLLQGTREALKEPFTAAVTDKMAMKLFGRQDVLGRTIRVEDDSLPYRITAVVKIPGNSHIQFNVLFSEATSFSNPRFREFSSSDWTSTLFTTYVLLKDNKTANSTAARMGTLVMKNRPASADTRKSTFSLQPLKQIHFYPDGQDNERAQSGIMHLYVFGIVALFVLFIACINYMNLTTARFAGRSKEIAVRKVAGAMRNSLIVQFLAEALLITVIALFIALAAVQMLMPGFNAFTGKELSLDWHSDYRIWLGVLSVTALAALMAGIYPALFQSGLRPLQLLKNKLKLSHGHLSFRRVLVIFQFSISIIMMVATIIVFQQLKYVDGKDMGFNKEQLVVVDINSANVRRAATTIKNEYARLANVKNVTVTSRVPGEWKSIPQIKVSTAANPASMQDMYYIAADDQFLNTFQIKLLSGRNFLPGNELADSQYVLINATAAKSLNISQPSEQLIEIPAALFGDGLNTYDTPLRVRVIGIVNDFNFQSLREKIAPMVIGSPRLRVHRIDYFTARVNPVNMAETLKQMEGILHSIDATHLFEYNFLDKQWDLFYQEDKKREVIFLSVAFMTILIACLGLFGLATYAAEQRIKEIGIRKVLGASVSSIISMLSKDFLKLVLVAAVIAFPIAAWAMHQWLQDFAYQVGLQWWVFLVAGGAALFIALFTVSFQAIKAALSNPVKSLRSE; from the coding sequence GTGTTCAGAAACTACTTCAAGATCGCCTGGCGCAACCTGCTAAAGCACAAAGCCTTTTCCTTTATCAATATCTTTGGCCTCTCGGCAGGCCTTACCTGCTTTTTGCTCATTGCCCTTTTCCTGGTCGATGAGCTCACCTTTGATGGGTTTCACACCCAGGCAGGCTCTTTGTACCGTGTAGTGGAAAAATTCACCACCGCAACCGGTAAGGAAAGGACAGCCGGCTCTGTATCTTTCAACACATCGGCGATTGTACTGAAGGACATGCCCGAAGTAGCGGCCACTTCCCGCCTCACCACATTTGGCAGGGTCAATGTAAGTGCAGAGAACAATACCACTGTTTTCTACAATGATTACACCACCGCCAATGAGACCTTCTTTCACCTGTTCGATTTCCCCCTGCTGCAAGGCACACGGGAAGCATTGAAGGAACCATTTACGGCAGCTGTAACCGATAAAATGGCCATGAAGCTTTTTGGCCGCCAGGATGTTTTGGGAAGGACCATCAGGGTGGAAGATGATAGTTTACCGTACCGCATTACCGCCGTAGTTAAGATCCCCGGTAATTCCCATATCCAATTTAATGTGCTGTTTTCCGAGGCCACCAGTTTCTCTAACCCCCGGTTTAGAGAATTTTCGTCCAGCGATTGGACCTCTACCCTGTTTACCACCTACGTATTGTTGAAAGACAACAAAACGGCCAACAGTACAGCAGCCAGGATGGGTACCCTGGTAATGAAGAACAGACCCGCCTCTGCCGATACGAGGAAAAGTACCTTTAGTCTTCAGCCATTAAAGCAGATACATTTCTATCCCGATGGCCAGGATAACGAAAGAGCCCAAAGTGGTATCATGCACCTGTACGTATTTGGCATCGTAGCTCTTTTTGTACTGTTCATTGCCTGCATCAATTATATGAACCTGACAACCGCCCGCTTTGCCGGCAGGTCGAAGGAGATTGCCGTACGCAAAGTGGCTGGCGCTATGCGCAATAGCCTCATCGTTCAATTCCTGGCCGAAGCATTGCTTATTACCGTCATTGCGCTTTTCATAGCACTTGCTGCCGTGCAAATGCTGATGCCTGGCTTCAATGCCTTCACCGGTAAAGAACTGTCATTAGACTGGCATAGCGATTACCGTATCTGGTTGGGTGTATTGTCTGTCACAGCATTGGCAGCCCTGATGGCAGGCATCTACCCTGCCCTCTTCCAATCGGGATTAAGACCATTACAGCTACTTAAAAACAAACTGAAGCTGAGCCATGGACATCTTTCTTTTCGAAGGGTGCTTGTAATCTTCCAGTTCTCCATTTCCATTATTATGATGGTAGCTACCATCATCGTCTTCCAACAGTTGAAATACGTTGACGGAAAAGACATGGGCTTCAATAAAGAACAACTGGTAGTGGTTGATATCAATAGCGCCAATGTACGCCGCGCTGCCACCACCATCAAAAACGAATATGCCCGCTTAGCCAACGTAAAAAATGTAACCGTCACTTCCCGTGTACCAGGCGAATGGAAATCCATTCCCCAGATAAAAGTCAGCACTGCCGCTAATCCAGCTTCCATGCAGGACATGTATTATATAGCCGCCGATGACCAGTTCCTGAACACCTTTCAGATAAAACTCCTCAGTGGCAGGAACTTCTTACCCGGTAATGAGCTGGCCGATTCACAATACGTACTCATCAATGCCACAGCTGCAAAATCCCTCAACATCAGCCAGCCTTCCGAACAACTTATTGAGATACCTGCAGCCCTGTTTGGTGATGGCCTCAATACCTATGACACTCCACTGCGTGTTCGTGTAATAGGTATTGTAAACGACTTTAACTTCCAGTCTCTCCGCGAAAAAATTGCCCCCATGGTCATTGGCAGTCCGCGCCTGCGTGTACACCGTATTGATTATTTCACCGCAAGGGTGAATCCCGTCAATATGGCCGAGACACTCAAACAAATGGAAGGCATTTTACATTCCATTGATGCCACCCACCTGTTTGAATATAACTTCCTCGACAAACAGTGGGACCTGTTTTACCAGGAAGACAAGAAACGGGAAGTCATCTTCCTGTCCGTAGCCTTTATGACCATTCTTATTGCTTGTCTTGGTTTATTTGGTCTGGCTACGTATGCGGCCGAACAACGCATCAAGGAAATAGGCATCCGCAAAGTATTGGGTGCAAGCGTTAGCAGCATCATCTCCATGCTTTCCAAAGATTTCCTGAAGCTGGTGCTGGTAGCTGCCGTGATCGCCTTTCCCATTGCCGCATGGGCCATGCACCAATGGTTGCAGGACTTCGCCTACCAGGTAGGACTTCAATGGTGGGTATTCCTGGTGGCCGGCGGCGCAGCCTTGTTCATCGCTTTATTTACCGTGAGCTTCCAGGCTATTAAAGCAGCCTTGTCCAATCCGGTGAAGAGCTTGAGAAGTGAATAG
- a CDS encoding ABC transporter permease yields MFRNYFKTAWRNLWKNKAYSTINIIGLSIGMAACIIIMLFVLYERSFDKQHTKNIYRLDEVQKFPGMVAPQKVALSMFPMGPSLKQEFPQILQYTRINSFDKPPIAWKEKKVTLSKVFWADSTFFDIFNFPLLEGNSQLVLQKPNSMVLTQASAEKLFGKENPIGKTVTIPDRDTLSYTVTGVLANIPGNSHLQFDGLLSFNTRNTAQLMENWGGNWVNTYLEMAPNFDQAALEKKFPEYLKRHMEGDRPTFYELFLQPLAAVHAASTDITHDYHNYHKFDGTYTKLFSIIAIIVLIIACINFMNLSTARSAGRAKEVGVRKSVGANRFQLGIQFIGESVLLCFIALILALILVKLALPWVSNLSQRDMNLPIFTNGRLLLSALAGTLIVGTLAGLYPAAYLSSFEAIKVLKGSIQTGKSKGLFRNILVVGQFSSAIFLIIATLFAVRQLNFMQKRDPGFKKDQVIAVTLNFSTGPKYESLKQELLSNTLITGVTASWQRLGNNLHQTGITFHPGDGPMRNMATSQVVVDHDYLTVYNIPLVAGRNFSKDYGTDNGKAYIINETMAKELLKEHPKAPISSLIGKQFGLGGLDSVGHIVGIAKDFNFNSLHHKIETLTIFDQKDWGYSEMSVRINGAKAQQAIAYLETTWKKINPGQDLEYVFLDDHFKELYHADSQVSETVGILAGLAIIISCLGLFGLASYAAEKRVKEIGIRKVLGASVQNIVRLLSKDFLVLVLIANLIAWPLAWLVLSKWLQDFAYRVNISWWVFLAAGVAALMIALLTVSFQAIKAALTNPVKSLKNE; encoded by the coding sequence ATGTTTAGAAATTATTTCAAGACCGCCTGGCGAAACCTTTGGAAGAACAAAGCGTATTCCACCATCAACATCATTGGACTCTCCATTGGTATGGCCGCCTGTATCATCATTATGTTGTTTGTGCTATATGAAAGGAGCTTTGATAAACAGCATACCAAAAATATTTACCGGCTCGATGAAGTACAGAAATTCCCGGGCATGGTGGCGCCACAGAAGGTAGCCCTCTCTATGTTCCCCATGGGCCCCAGCCTGAAGCAGGAGTTTCCCCAGATACTTCAGTACACCCGCATCAATTCATTTGATAAGCCACCCATTGCCTGGAAAGAAAAAAAAGTAACCCTGTCCAAAGTATTCTGGGCCGACTCTACCTTTTTCGACATCTTCAACTTTCCCTTGCTGGAAGGCAACAGCCAATTGGTCCTGCAAAAGCCCAACAGCATGGTGCTTACCCAGGCCAGTGCCGAAAAACTTTTTGGCAAAGAAAACCCCATTGGTAAAACAGTTACTATTCCCGATCGCGATACCCTTTCTTATACGGTAACCGGCGTCCTGGCCAATATACCCGGCAATTCCCACCTGCAGTTTGATGGATTGCTTTCTTTTAATACACGCAACACCGCCCAACTGATGGAAAACTGGGGCGGCAACTGGGTCAACACCTATCTTGAAATGGCGCCCAATTTCGATCAGGCAGCCCTGGAAAAGAAGTTCCCGGAGTACCTGAAGCGACATATGGAAGGAGATCGTCCTACCTTTTATGAACTCTTCCTGCAACCGCTTGCAGCCGTACATGCTGCCTCAACCGACATTACCCACGATTACCACAACTATCATAAGTTCGATGGCACCTATACCAAACTGTTCTCCATCATTGCCATCATTGTGCTCATCATAGCCTGCATCAATTTCATGAACCTGTCTACTGCCCGCTCAGCAGGCAGGGCCAAAGAAGTGGGTGTGCGTAAGTCAGTTGGGGCCAACCGTTTCCAGCTGGGTATACAGTTCATTGGAGAATCTGTCCTCTTGTGTTTCATTGCCTTGATATTGGCCCTGATCCTCGTAAAACTGGCCTTGCCCTGGGTATCTAACCTCAGTCAGCGTGATATGAACCTGCCCATATTTACCAATGGCAGACTCTTATTGAGTGCCCTGGCCGGCACCCTCATCGTAGGCACATTGGCTGGCCTCTATCCTGCCGCCTACTTGTCTTCTTTCGAGGCCATCAAAGTATTGAAAGGTTCTATCCAGACAGGTAAAAGCAAGGGCTTGTTCCGGAATATACTCGTAGTAGGACAATTCTCCAGCGCCATCTTCCTCATCATCGCCACACTCTTTGCAGTAAGGCAGTTAAACTTCATGCAAAAGAGAGACCCCGGTTTTAAAAAAGATCAGGTAATCGCAGTCACCCTTAATTTCAGCACCGGTCCCAAATATGAGTCCCTTAAACAGGAATTGCTCAGCAATACCCTGATCACCGGCGTAACCGCCTCCTGGCAGCGCCTGGGTAATAACCTGCACCAAACCGGTATCACCTTTCACCCCGGTGACGGGCCTATGCGCAATATGGCCACTTCACAAGTGGTGGTAGACCACGATTACCTTACCGTATACAATATTCCCCTGGTAGCAGGCAGGAACTTCTCCAAAGATTATGGTACCGATAATGGCAAAGCCTATATCATCAATGAGACCATGGCCAAAGAGTTGTTGAAAGAGCACCCTAAAGCACCCATCAGTTCCCTGATCGGTAAACAGTTTGGCTTAGGTGGTCTCGACTCTGTCGGCCATATAGTAGGCATTGCCAAAGATTTTAATTTCAACTCCCTTCACCATAAAATAGAAACACTCACCATCTTTGACCAGAAGGATTGGGGATACAGCGAAATGTCTGTCCGTATCAATGGCGCCAAAGCACAACAGGCTATCGCGTATCTTGAAACCACCTGGAAGAAGATCAACCCCGGCCAGGACCTCGAATATGTATTCCTGGACGATCACTTCAAGGAGCTATACCATGCCGATTCGCAGGTAAGTGAGACCGTGGGCATACTGGCAGGCCTGGCCATCATTATTTCCTGCCTGGGTCTGTTCGGCCTGGCCTCTTACGCCGCAGAAAAAAGGGTGAAAGAGATTGGCATCCGCAAAGTGTTGGGCGCCTCCGTTCAAAACATTGTACGCCTCTTGTCAAAGGACTTTTTGGTACTGGTACTCATTGCCAACCTCATTGCCTGGCCCCTTGCCTGGCTGGTATTGAGCAAGTGGTTGCAGGACTTCGCCTACCGGGTGAATATAAGCTGGTGGGTATTCCTGGCAGCCGGCGTAGCCGCTCTGATGATCGCTTTATTGACCGTTAGCTTCCAGGCCATTAAAGCAGCCCTGACAAACCCCGTAAAAAGCCTGAAAAATGAATAA
- a CDS encoding ABC transporter permease: MLRNNIISTLRTLKRNRTYTLINMLGLSLSIGVAIVIFMILRFEGSFDSWHKNAPRLYQVLAYDKFDGINSHIPQGAIKALKEKVPGVEKAATVYGYTPAVINVNGENLKQERTFFVQPDFLRMIDMQWIQGSPETSLSQPGQVVLDQPTAQRLFKPGEQVIGKSILYDNTLPLTVSGIVKEMPANTQFRMPMMLSYASLLQYMNWYKDEDYWSGGDSYFQGFVLLKPGASVAAAEASLNQVAAQQGNRSNYSRFSLTNLAQQHFNPLPDIDFFNYAIPRWLLYTLTSIGIFLLLIACINFINMATVQAMQRNKATGIRKILGSSRIQLIGQFLLETAFIVTGAIVAGALFAYFLLPYTGKLLHTQVAEAHNWNAGTILFLAAIGVLLTFLSGLYPAFMLSGFKPIQLLRARFFSIPTKGFSLRRLLVVTQFSIALVLVICTIIGVKQINYFYHTELGFDKAAVITVNMPDGRSSAIRERFRHGLQQSPAISDVTFGLTTPSGTNNWWWANVRYHGLKDGEQQWRQQFIDTNYLSFFKISLLAGRGFNASDSTNATVLINEQAAHDMGFADAAKALGQQIYMGKEQYTIGGIAKDYQSQSLKSGKTPHVFIYNRRFQTACIRINHLQQEAALQLVAKEWKAIFPEYYFEYRFLDDDLRSFYGDESKLASFLSLFSIIGILIGCLGVYGLVTFVCVRKTKEIGIRKVLGAGFLDIMAMLNVEFIWLIVISFVIAAPIAGYTMHHFLQDYSNRIAIPWWIFLLSGLGALLITMITISFQAIRAAKANPVKSLRSE; encoded by the coding sequence TTGTTGAGAAATAACATCATATCAACTTTACGTACACTCAAAAGAAACAGAACCTATACCCTCATCAATATGCTGGGTCTATCCCTCAGTATTGGTGTGGCCATTGTTATTTTCATGATCCTGCGCTTTGAAGGAAGCTTTGATTCCTGGCACAAAAATGCCCCCCGCCTCTACCAGGTGCTTGCTTATGATAAATTTGATGGCATTAACTCCCATATTCCCCAGGGCGCCATCAAAGCATTAAAAGAAAAAGTGCCGGGCGTTGAGAAAGCCGCCACCGTATATGGGTATACTCCCGCTGTGATCAACGTCAACGGAGAGAACCTCAAACAGGAACGAACCTTTTTCGTACAACCCGATTTCCTGCGCATGATCGATATGCAATGGATACAGGGATCACCCGAAACATCTTTAAGCCAACCCGGTCAGGTAGTATTGGATCAGCCCACTGCCCAAAGATTGTTCAAACCCGGAGAGCAGGTGATCGGTAAAAGTATCCTCTATGACAATACCCTTCCCTTAACCGTATCCGGTATTGTAAAAGAAATGCCTGCCAACACACAGTTCCGCATGCCCATGATGCTCTCCTATGCCTCCCTGCTTCAATACATGAACTGGTATAAGGACGAGGACTACTGGAGTGGCGGAGACTCTTACTTCCAGGGATTCGTACTGCTGAAACCCGGCGCCAGTGTTGCTGCCGCAGAAGCCAGCCTCAACCAGGTTGCAGCACAACAGGGAAATCGTAGTAATTATAGCAGGTTCAGCCTGACCAACCTGGCCCAACAACACTTTAATCCCCTTCCTGATATTGATTTCTTCAACTATGCCATCCCCCGCTGGTTATTGTATACCCTGACCAGTATCGGTATTTTCCTGTTGTTGATTGCCTGTATCAATTTTATCAACATGGCTACCGTACAGGCCATGCAGCGCAACAAAGCCACCGGCATCCGCAAAATATTGGGCAGTAGCCGCATTCAGCTCATTGGCCAATTCCTGCTGGAAACAGCCTTCATAGTCACCGGCGCTATTGTAGCCGGCGCTTTATTCGCTTATTTCCTCCTGCCCTATACCGGAAAATTATTGCATACACAGGTAGCCGAAGCACACAATTGGAATGCTGGTACCATTTTATTCCTCGCCGCCATTGGTGTATTGCTCACCTTCCTCAGTGGGCTTTATCCGGCCTTCATGCTGTCCGGGTTTAAGCCCATACAATTACTAAGAGCCCGTTTTTTTTCCATCCCAACCAAAGGCTTCTCCCTGCGCCGCCTCCTCGTAGTCACCCAATTCAGCATTGCGCTCGTGCTGGTCATTTGCACCATCATCGGTGTAAAGCAGATCAATTATTTCTACCACACCGAACTGGGTTTCGATAAGGCCGCTGTTATTACCGTCAATATGCCCGATGGCAGAAGCAGCGCCATCCGGGAAAGGTTCCGTCACGGCCTTCAACAGTCGCCGGCCATCAGCGATGTAACCTTTGGCTTGACCACTCCCTCCGGCACCAACAACTGGTGGTGGGCCAATGTCAGGTACCATGGTCTCAAAGATGGTGAACAGCAATGGCGGCAACAATTCATCGATACCAATTACCTGTCCTTCTTCAAAATATCACTGCTGGCAGGTCGTGGCTTCAATGCATCCGACAGTACCAACGCCACCGTACTTATCAATGAACAGGCGGCCCACGACATGGGATTTGCCGATGCAGCCAAGGCCCTGGGACAGCAGATCTACATGGGCAAAGAACAATACACCATCGGCGGCATTGCCAAAGACTACCAGTCTCAGAGCCTTAAATCGGGCAAAACACCCCATGTATTTATCTATAACAGGCGCTTTCAAACCGCCTGCATACGCATCAACCACCTCCAGCAGGAAGCCGCCCTGCAATTGGTAGCTAAAGAATGGAAAGCCATTTTCCCGGAATACTACTTTGAATACCGTTTCCTCGATGATGACCTGAGATCCTTTTATGGCGATGAGAGCAAACTGGCCAGTTTCCTTTCCCTCTTCTCCATCATTGGCATCCTGATCGGCTGCCTGGGAGTATACGGACTGGTAACATTTGTATGCGTACGCAAGACCAAAGAAATAGGCATCCGCAAAGTGCTGGGCGCCGGCTTCCTGGATATTATGGCCATGCTGAACGTGGAGTTTATCTGGCTCATTGTCATTTCATTTGTCATAGCAGCACCAATAGCAGGTTATACCATGCACCATTTCCTGCAGGATTATTCCAACCGCATTGCCATACCCTGGTGGATATTCCTGTTAAGTGGTTTGGGCGCATTACTGATCACCATGATCACCATCAGCTTTCAGGCTATCCGTGCCGCCAAGGCAAATCCGGTGAAAAGTTTAAGAAGTGAATAA
- a CDS encoding DUF4097 family beta strand repeat-containing protein: protein MKQILFLLLAGSITYSVQAQNDAPYLTKSLKDAGIEQVLAETSGGNISITGDAAAEARIEVYVRPNNGRSQLSKEEIEKRISEDYEFSIGTADHKLTAIAKPKNRFGRFDWKKALSISFRIYVPRNVATNLTTSGGNLDLAHLSGTQDFRTSGGNLQIDDLTGKIKGVTSGGNIHLKDSKDDITLSTSGGNIDARNSSGKLKLTTSGGNVTLEELKGNIDATTSGGSVRGNVVTGELYAVTSGGNVTMSELSCSISASTSGGNITVSLKELGSFVKLSNSGGNINLDLPGNKGLDLRITGDKVKASSLSNFSGKIEDDSIDGKLNGGGIPVTVRGNGGRVSLSIK, encoded by the coding sequence ATGAAACAAATACTATTCCTTCTCCTCGCTGGCAGCATCACCTATTCCGTGCAAGCCCAGAACGATGCTCCCTACCTCACCAAATCGCTCAAAGATGCAGGCATTGAACAGGTGCTGGCAGAAACATCCGGTGGTAATATCTCGATTACCGGCGATGCGGCGGCAGAAGCCAGGATTGAAGTATATGTAAGGCCCAATAACGGCAGAAGCCAATTATCAAAAGAAGAGATAGAAAAAAGGATCAGCGAAGACTATGAATTCTCTATTGGTACCGCCGATCATAAACTGACTGCTATTGCAAAACCTAAAAACCGCTTCGGCAGGTTTGATTGGAAAAAAGCCCTTTCTATTTCCTTTAGGATATATGTGCCCCGCAATGTGGCCACCAACCTCACTACCAGTGGCGGCAATCTTGACCTGGCCCATTTGAGCGGTACACAGGATTTCAGGACCAGTGGCGGCAACCTCCAGATCGATGACCTGACTGGTAAGATAAAAGGAGTTACCTCCGGTGGCAATATTCACCTGAAAGATTCCAAAGATGATATCACCCTCTCTACCAGCGGTGGCAATATCGACGCCAGGAACAGCAGCGGCAAACTGAAATTGACTACTTCCGGTGGCAACGTAACCCTCGAAGAACTCAAAGGCAATATTGATGCAACTACCAGCGGAGGCTCCGTACGTGGTAATGTAGTGACCGGCGAACTGTATGCCGTTACTTCCGGCGGCAATGTAACCATGAGCGAACTTTCCTGCAGCATCAGCGCTTCTACCAGTGGTGGCAATATTACCGTAAGCCTGAAAGAATTGGGCAGTTTTGTAAAATTATCCAACTCCGGAGGCAATATCAACCTCGATCTGCCGGGCAATAAAGGTCTTGACCTGCGGATCACCGGTGATAAAGTAAAGGCCAGCAGCCTCAGCAATTTCAGCGGTAAGATCGAAGATGACTCCATCGACGGAAAGCTCAACGGCGGCGGGATACCAGTCACGGTAAGAGGCAATGGCGGTCGCGTATCGCTGTCAATCAAATAG